One genomic segment of Amycolatopsis sp. WQ 127309 includes these proteins:
- a CDS encoding acyl-CoA desaturase translates to MTTRSAPKPLISHSRGTGEMIVLKTFLLVPFAALLVAVPLVWGWGMTWVDLILAAVFYVFATLGVTVGFHRYFTHGAFKASRPLRIVLAVAGSMAVQGSVIFWVASHRRHHAFADREGDPHSPWLFGTSPSALLRGFWHAHMGWMFGREVTNADRFAPDLVADADLRVVNRFFWLWITLSLALPAALGGLLTWSWWGAVTAFFWAGLVRIAFLHHVSWSVNSICHLIGERPFASRDKAANFWPLAILSMGESWHNSHHADPTCARHGVLRGQVDVSARVIWGFEKLGWATDVRWPRVDRLAAKRV, encoded by the coding sequence ATGACGACGCGCTCCGCGCCCAAGCCACTCATCTCCCACAGCCGCGGCACCGGCGAGATGATCGTGCTCAAGACTTTCCTGCTGGTGCCGTTCGCGGCGCTGCTCGTGGCCGTGCCGCTGGTGTGGGGCTGGGGCATGACCTGGGTCGACCTGATCCTCGCCGCGGTGTTCTACGTCTTCGCGACACTGGGCGTGACCGTCGGCTTCCACCGCTACTTCACGCACGGCGCGTTCAAGGCGAGCCGGCCGCTGCGGATCGTGCTGGCCGTCGCGGGCAGCATGGCGGTGCAGGGTTCGGTGATCTTCTGGGTCGCGAGCCACCGCCGTCACCACGCCTTCGCCGACCGCGAGGGCGACCCGCACTCGCCGTGGCTGTTCGGCACGTCGCCGTCGGCGCTGCTGCGCGGGTTCTGGCACGCGCACATGGGCTGGATGTTCGGCCGCGAGGTGACCAACGCCGACCGCTTCGCCCCGGACCTGGTGGCGGACGCGGACCTGCGTGTCGTCAACCGGTTCTTCTGGCTGTGGATCACGCTCAGCCTCGCCCTCCCCGCGGCCCTCGGCGGCCTGCTGACCTGGTCGTGGTGGGGCGCGGTGACGGCGTTCTTCTGGGCCGGCCTGGTCCGCATCGCGTTCCTGCACCACGTGTCGTGGTCGGTGAACTCGATCTGCCACCTGATCGGCGAGCGCCCGTTCGCCAGCCGCGACAAGGCCGCGAACTTCTGGCCGCTGGCGATCCTGTCGATGGGCGAGTCCTGGCACAACTCCCACCACGCGGACCCGACGTGCGCGCGGCACGGCGTGCTGCGGGGCCAGGTGGACGTCTCGGCCCGGGTGATCTGGGGCTTCGAGAAACTCGGCTGGGCGACCGACGTGCGGTGGCCGCGGGTGGACCGGCTGGCCGCGAAGCGCGTCTAG
- a CDS encoding heme A synthase — MPFTSLVARLPYPSAAIQRAVGIAAVLAQALIGVTGSIVRVTGSGLGCPTWPQCVAGSLVPKHDSGIDALNQWIEFGNRMLTGVVIAVAAIAVLTAWRVQIDHPSRKRLVKLAWTMPGGVVLQAVVGGMTVLAKLEWWTVAIHFLATTPLVWLAVLLLRAFREGDEPARSLVPASGRKLLVVLAVVMWLVLAAGTTVTGAGPHSGDINTHRLAVSVETLAQIHGGLLIAYLLLLAVFGLQLVRAGAPKSLWQRYTWVWVVALAQGGLGSLQYALGVPEAMVSFHVLGAMTVIVATASLWTGSRDRGPVVSLTAAPSEPELATA; from the coding sequence GTGCCGTTCACCAGCCTTGTCGCCCGCCTGCCGTATCCCTCCGCCGCGATCCAGCGGGCCGTCGGGATCGCCGCGGTCTTGGCGCAGGCGCTGATCGGCGTCACCGGCTCCATCGTGCGCGTCACCGGGTCCGGGCTCGGCTGCCCGACCTGGCCGCAGTGCGTCGCCGGCAGCCTCGTCCCGAAGCACGACTCGGGCATCGACGCGCTCAACCAGTGGATCGAGTTCGGCAACCGGATGCTGACCGGCGTCGTCATCGCCGTCGCCGCGATCGCCGTCCTCACCGCGTGGCGCGTCCAGATCGACCACCCGTCGCGCAAGCGCCTGGTGAAGCTGGCCTGGACGATGCCCGGCGGTGTCGTGCTGCAAGCCGTCGTCGGCGGCATGACCGTGCTGGCGAAGCTCGAGTGGTGGACCGTCGCGATCCACTTCCTCGCCACCACTCCCCTGGTCTGGCTGGCCGTCCTGCTGCTGCGCGCGTTCCGCGAGGGCGACGAGCCCGCTCGGTCGCTGGTCCCGGCGTCGGGCCGCAAGCTGCTGGTCGTGCTCGCCGTCGTGATGTGGCTCGTGCTCGCGGCCGGCACCACGGTGACCGGCGCCGGCCCGCACAGCGGCGACATCAACACCCACCGCCTCGCCGTCTCGGTCGAGACGCTCGCCCAGATCCACGGCGGGCTGCTCATCGCCTACCTGCTGCTGCTCGCGGTGTTCGGCCTGCAGCTGGTGCGCGCCGGCGCGCCGAAGAGCCTGTGGCAGCGCTACACCTGGGTCTGGGTGGTCGCGCTCGCGCAGGGCGGGCTCGGGTCGCTGCAGTACGCGCTGGGCGTGCCGGAGGCGATGGTGTCGTTCCACGTGCTCGGCGCGATGACGGTGATCGTCGCGACGGCGTCCCTGTGGACCGGCAGCCGCGACCGCGGTCCGGTCGTCTCCCTGACGGCCGCGCCGAGCGAACCGGAACTCGCCACCGCCTGA